The genomic DNA TCTGCACTTTCAACAATAGGTGGACACCTGTACGCCGGCACCTTCGAGAATGGCAAAGACGAGGTCGGTCACCTGTGGCGTTACGAAGGGGAAAAACGCTGGGCCGACCTGGGCAATCCAGTGGGATGTAACTCTGTCAACGCAGTCGTCGAATTTCAAGGCGCGCTCTACTGCGCTCTCGGCCGGTATAATAGCATCGGCTCCGCCCTGGGCGACCCCCTGAACACCACACCCGGCGGTCAGGTCTATCGGGTCGATGCCGATGGTCAATGGACTTTTTGCGGGCATCCAGGCATCGAAGACGCCACCCCCGAAGAAACACCCACCACGGGACACAACACGGGCAAAGCCGACAACGCCACCGCTCTCACGGTTTATCAGGGTCGGCTCTACGCCACCAGCCTCTATCGCGAGGGTGCCTTTGTCTATGATGGCGGCACCTCCTGGACGCCTATAGGTCCAGATGTGCGGCTGATGAGTTTCACCGTCTATCGGGACCGGCTCTACACCCTCGTCAACGGCGGTCCGGTTCTTCGCTACGAAGGCGGCACCGAATGGACCGACTGCGGCTGCCCCGAAACTTCTACTCAGACCTACTCGGCGGTTACTTTCAAGGGCCAGCTCTATGTCGGCACCTGGCCTCAGGGAGAAGTCTATCGATATGACGGCAACACGACCTGGACCTGTCTGGGCAGGGTCGGATACGAACGTGAAATCATGGCCATGGGACTTTACAACGGCAAGGTCTATATTGGCTCGCTCCCAATGGCCAATGTCTGGCGGATGGATGGTAATCAGTTCACATTTTTAGAGTCTCTGGACCACACGTCCGCGCCTCTGCGGCGGGTCTGGTCCATGGCCGTTTATCAGGGTCGCCTCTATGCCGGCACCCTGCCGTCTGGACACGTCTATTCGGTCGAAGCCGGAAAAGTCGCCACCTGGGACCACACATTTCTCGAAGGATGGCGACACGTAGCCGCCGTCAAGCAAGGCGGTGTTCTGACCCTGTACGTCGATGGAATCTCCGTCGCTACAACAGACAGCTTCAATCCAAAACGCTACGACCTCAATTCCAATTGTCCTCTCTTAATCGGCTTTGGCGCCCACGACTATTTCAAAGGTGCCCTGCGAGACGTTCGTATCTATCGCCGGGGCCTCACACAACGGGAAATCCAGCGCCTTCAGTGACGGCTCTTTAGCCACCAGCGCATGGTATTACTGACCATATCCGCTGCGTCTCGTTGAACCCAATGGCCGCTGCTGGGGATGGTGACGAGTGTGTAGTCCTTGTTGATCCAATTCCACGTGTCGCGTAACCCGTCTTTGTCAACAGCCTTGTCTTTCAACCCGTGGAATTGCAATACGGGCATGGTGAGATTGGGCATCTCCAGGCTCTGGCCAGCCCCCGCAGTTAGACCGCTGTAGGCCGCCCGGTAATAGTCGAGCATGCCCTTGACCGAGGATTGGGAGAACGCATTGATGTAGCGCTGCCGCACTTCGTCTGGGGCATTACCCACCGAAATACGTGTAAGCACCTCGGGCGAGAACCGTTTTTCGTATTCAGGCGTTTGAAAGTCGGTAATGTATTGCGTATTCTTCTTTTGCTCTGCCGTCGCGTTACGCAGCACGGTGCCGTAGCCCTTCGGGTGAGTCAGATTGCAGATCACCAGCTTGTTGACGAGTTGCGGATAGTGCATGGCGAACCGCCACGAAATGGCGCCACCCCAATCGTGACCAACGAGGGTGACCGAGTCGACCTCCAGGTCCTTGATCACAGCTTCGACATCCGACATGAGATGGGACATGGTGTAGTGTTCCACGCCTTCGGGCTTGCCGCTCTTGTTGTAGGCGCGTGTGTCCATAGCGACGGTCTTATAGTTGTCGGAAAGAGCGGCCATCTGTTCGCGCCAGGTGTACCAAAAATCGGGAAAGCCATGGACAAAGAGAATAACGGGGCCTTCGCCCAAGGTGACGTAGTGGAGTGCCACCCCGTCGTTATCCGTCTCATGGTGCTCGACGCGGTCGAATACATCCGCCTTGACGTTAGCTATCGGGGATTTGACGGCACCCTTCAGGCGTTCCTGCTGCGCCTGCCCTTGAGCGAAGAAAATGCAGGAGCAAATGACCACCAGTATTGAGCGTGTCATGCGTTGTTTGGTTCGTTGCGACGGTTTCATGGTGTTCATCTTTCCAATGGTTTGGGGGATCAGGCTTTTGATGTTTGTTGGGCTTCGCAAGTTTGTTTCCAAGCATGGTGCTCTGCCATCATATTCTCAACTTTTTCAGGGAAGGTCGCGCGCAGGTCGCGTTGTTCATCCGGATCAACGCTCAGATCGAACAGGCCGTCTGGTTTGCCGTCTGTGGCGTGGAGTTTTAGATTGCCTTCACGGATTGCGTCTTCTGTCCTATACGTCCAGTGCAGGGTGCGGTTCAGGGGTTGCTCTTTACCTTTGAAAAGAGGCCACGCGTTTTGGGCGTCAATGACGCGATCATCGGGCACAGTTGCACCGGCGAGAGCGGCGAATGTCGCGTAGAGATCGTAGTGTACCCAGGGGGTATGGATTTTTGTATTTGGAGCGATTTTTCCCGGCCAGACCGCGTTGCAGATTACTCTTAGTGAACGTTCCCAGAGAGTTCTGCCATAACCATTGGTCCGGCTGCCTCCCTGGTCGCTCAGGAAGACGATGAGCGTATTTTCCGCAATACCGGCGTGGTGTACCGCATCCAGTACGCGTCCCACGCACAGGTCCAGATATTCGACCATATACTGGTAGTTTACCATTGGATCGTCGCTGTGATAGTATCCGGGTGGGGCCTGGTAGGGACCGTGTGGGGCATAAAAGGGGAGATTCAGGTAGAAGGACTCTGGCTCTTGGGATTGGCGGTTGATAAATTTGATGGCCTCATCCGTAAACAGGGTATCGAAGTAGCCCTCGTGCGCTATGGGTTCCAGGCCGCGAAAAAAGTGGCTTTTCATGTCGCGGTTGTAAAGGTGGGTGTAGTAGTCGGCATGGCCTGCGTTGCTGCCGTAAAATTCATGAAAGCCGTGGTGTAGCGGATTGAATTTTGCGGCATATCCCAGGTTCCATTTTCCAAACAGTCCTGTCGTGTATCCGGCATTTCGCAAAAGTCTGGCCAGAGAGATTTCCCGGAGTGAGAGGCCGGATTCCGGATCATCTGGGCGTGTCTGTGAGTTGATGCCAACCCGATACGGATGTCTGCCCGTGTTCC from Gemmatimonadota bacterium includes the following:
- a CDS encoding LamG domain-containing protein; this translates as MDRDLIAHWPFREDLKDHSESGLSIQNHGIEIGESGGQKSAQFNGVGTFLEVPCDLSIGTGDFSCAGWIYTEETEVVGDILGQFDPETRQGWQVSVLTNTGMTSTAQSNYRNLHFGIDNGHLGSWTDCGRPGQAVKISALSTIGGHLYAGTFENGKDEVGHLWRYEGEKRWADLGNPVGCNSVNAVVEFQGALYCALGRYNSIGSALGDPLNTTPGGQVYRVDADGQWTFCGHPGIEDATPEETPTTGHNTGKADNATALTVYQGRLYATSLYREGAFVYDGGTSWTPIGPDVRLMSFTVYRDRLYTLVNGGPVLRYEGGTEWTDCGCPETSTQTYSAVTFKGQLYVGTWPQGEVYRYDGNTTWTCLGRVGYEREIMAMGLYNGKVYIGSLPMANVWRMDGNQFTFLESLDHTSAPLRRVWSMAVYQGRLYAGTLPSGHVYSVEAGKVATWDHTFLEGWRHVAAVKQGGVLTLYVDGISVATTDSFNPKRYDLNSNCPLLIGFGAHDYFKGALRDVRIYRRGLTQREIQRLQ
- a CDS encoding alpha/beta hydrolase, translated to MKPSQRTKQRMTRSILVVICSCIFFAQGQAQQERLKGAVKSPIANVKADVFDRVEHHETDNDGVALHYVTLGEGPVILFVHGFPDFWYTWREQMAALSDNYKTVAMDTRAYNKSGKPEGVEHYTMSHLMSDVEAVIKDLEVDSVTLVGHDWGGAISWRFAMHYPQLVNKLVICNLTHPKGYGTVLRNATAEQKKNTQYITDFQTPEYEKRFSPEVLTRISVGNAPDEVRQRYINAFSQSSVKGMLDYYRAAYSGLTAGAGQSLEMPNLTMPVLQFHGLKDKAVDKDGLRDTWNWINKDYTLVTIPSSGHWVQRDAADMVSNTMRWWLKSRH
- a CDS encoding sulfatase-like hydrolase/transferase, which gives rise to MKNHPNIIFMVADNLGREAVDYYGEGIFETPRLNTMASEGVVFDNCLIATPLCSPARCAWNTGRHPYRVGINSQTRPDDPESGLSLREISLARLLRNAGYTTGLFGKWNLGYAAKFNPLHHGFHEFYGSNAGHADYYTHLYNRDMKSHFFRGLEPIAHEGYFDTLFTDEAIKFINRQSQEPESFYLNLPFYAPHGPYQAPPGYYHSDDPMVNYQYMVEYLDLCVGRVLDAVHHAGIAENTLIVFLSDQGGSRTNGYGRTLWERSLRVICNAVWPGKIAPNTKIHTPWVHYDLYATFAALAGATVPDDRVIDAQNAWPLFKGKEQPLNRTLHWTYRTEDAIREGNLKLHATDGKPDGLFDLSVDPDEQRDLRATFPEKVENMMAEHHAWKQTCEAQQTSKA